In Leptolyngbya sp. SIO1E4, one DNA window encodes the following:
- the gcvT gene encoding glycine cleavage system aminomethyltransferase GcvT has product MALARTPLYARSADLNARFTEFSGWEMPVQYSGIRQEHQAVREQAGMFDISHMGKFFLRGSGLLAQLQHLVPSDLSRLQAGAAQYTVLLNPQGGIVDDLIIYYQGAEPTGEERVAIIVNAATTEKDKTWMLEHLQADKLTFEDVSGDRVLLAVQGPDAVALLQKATAEDLSQVSRFGHLEGTVLGQPAFLARTGYTGEDGFEVMVSAETGQALWQTLREQGVSPCGLGARDTLRLEAAMALYGQDITDETTPLEAGLKWLVHLESTAEFIGRSVLEAQMEQGVQRRLVGLRMAGRNIARHDYPVLHDGQVVGTVTSGTLSPTLGYPIALAYVPRTIAKVGQELSVEIRGKAYQAQVVKRPFYKRKNS; this is encoded by the coding sequence ATGGCTCTTGCGCGCACGCCTCTATACGCTCGCTCCGCTGACCTCAATGCCCGCTTTACAGAATTCTCTGGTTGGGAAATGCCAGTTCAGTACAGCGGCATCCGGCAAGAACATCAGGCCGTGCGAGAGCAAGCGGGCATGTTCGATATTTCCCACATGGGCAAGTTTTTTCTGCGGGGATCAGGGCTCTTAGCTCAGCTGCAGCACCTAGTACCCTCGGATCTCAGTCGCCTGCAAGCGGGGGCCGCCCAATACACCGTGTTGCTCAATCCCCAGGGGGGCATTGTGGATGACCTGATCATCTACTACCAGGGGGCTGAACCCACTGGGGAAGAACGGGTCGCCATTATTGTCAATGCCGCCACCACCGAGAAAGATAAGACTTGGATGTTAGAGCATTTACAGGCCGATAAACTCACCTTTGAGGATGTCTCAGGCGATCGCGTTCTTCTGGCTGTCCAGGGGCCAGACGCAGTGGCCTTGCTCCAGAAAGCCACCGCAGAAGATCTGAGTCAGGTCTCACGCTTTGGCCATCTTGAGGGCACTGTGTTAGGGCAGCCTGCCTTTTTAGCCCGCACTGGCTACACCGGGGAAGATGGCTTTGAGGTCATGGTGTCTGCTGAGACTGGGCAAGCCCTTTGGCAAACCCTGCGTGAACAGGGGGTGTCACCTTGTGGTTTGGGGGCACGAGATACCCTGCGGTTAGAAGCGGCAATGGCGCTGTATGGCCAGGATATTACAGACGAAACGACCCCCTTAGAGGCCGGGTTAAAGTGGCTCGTGCATCTAGAAAGCACGGCGGAGTTTATTGGGCGATCGGTCTTGGAAGCCCAGATGGAGCAGGGTGTTCAGCGCCGGTTAGTGGGGCTCCGCATGGCCGGACGCAATATCGCTCGCCACGACTACCCGGTGCTGCATGACGGGCAGGTTGTGGGAACTGTGACCAGCGGCACCCTGTCTCCTACCTTGGGTTATCCCATTGCTTTGGCCTATGTGCCGAGAACAATTGCCAAGGTCGGTCAGGAACTCTCGGTTGAAATTCGCGGTAAAGCCTATCAGGCCCAAGTCGTGAAACGGCCTTTCTACAAACGAAAAAATTCCTGA
- a CDS encoding 50S ribosomal protein L25/general stress protein Ctc: MELSIECSKRKAGINPRALRREGLLPAVLYGHNGAESVSLTVQGRDAERLVRFASVNNTLINVSVPEMPWSGKALLREVQTHPWKGNLYHLSFFSVAAQDSVEVVVPIHYNGTPKGVKDEGGTLDVIVSELAIRCAPASIPETLEVDVTDLVVGSNLHISDLKLPAGVEVVTDTDKTLVTLLQGRTAAQADEAEGAAESVAEA; encoded by the coding sequence ATGGAACTGTCGATTGAATGCAGCAAGCGGAAAGCGGGTATCAACCCCAGAGCATTGCGCCGAGAAGGATTGTTGCCTGCGGTTTTATATGGCCATAACGGGGCAGAGTCGGTGTCCCTCACGGTTCAAGGCAGAGACGCTGAAAGGTTGGTCAGGTTTGCCTCTGTCAACAACACGCTCATCAACGTTAGCGTGCCTGAGATGCCTTGGAGCGGGAAAGCCTTACTGCGAGAAGTGCAAACTCATCCTTGGAAAGGGAACCTTTACCATCTCAGCTTCTTTTCTGTCGCGGCCCAGGACAGTGTAGAAGTGGTGGTGCCCATCCATTACAACGGCACTCCCAAAGGGGTTAAAGATGAGGGCGGCACTCTAGATGTGATTGTCTCTGAGCTGGCAATTCGCTGCGCGCCTGCCTCCATTCCAGAGACCCTAGAGGTTGATGTGACTGATTTAGTGGTCGGCAGCAACTTGCACATTAGTGATCTCAAGCTCCCTGCAGGCGTAGAGGTGGTAACAGACACCGATAAAACCTTGGTGACGCTGCTGCAAGGTAGAACAGCCGCTCAGGCAGACGAGGCAGAAGGAGCCGCCGAGAGCGTAGCTGAGGCTTAG
- a CDS encoding AAA family ATPase codes for MVDVSLPPLIQQMLQPEFYPHAVEAPIQLIQTHVSYVLLTGDYAYKVKKPVDFGFLDYSTLEKRHHFCQEEVRLNQRAAAPIYLDVLPVAQVNDTYVLGQPENAVEYAVKMRQFPQSALLSQKFAQGELTEALLRQLAEAIARFHQTAETNDYIRSFGTVEQIRQAIDENYDQTVDFIGGPQTQQQFDATKAYTDQFFATQQPLLQQRVEQDKIRACHGDSHLNNICYWQDQLLLFDCIEFNEPFRFVDVMFDIAYIVMDLTVQGRNDLAAGFLSHYVEQTGDWEGLQVLPLYVSRQSYVRAKVISFLLNDPSISAAEKQQAAEQAAPYYTLAWSYVQPQPGRLLIMAGLSGSGKSTVARELSRQLGAIHLRSDAVRKHLAGIPLQQTGDDSLYTAEMNRKTYERLTALGMLLASKGYCVILDAKFDRQGTRQAVMTQAQAQNLPLTIVHCTAPMETLKQRVQARQGDIADATLGVLEKQTLEPFTEAEADYLATVDTTQPLPLQLTAIVGT; via the coding sequence ATGGTTGATGTATCCCTGCCCCCGTTAATTCAACAGATGCTCCAGCCGGAGTTTTATCCTCATGCGGTTGAGGCTCCGATTCAGCTGATTCAAACGCACGTTTCCTATGTCTTGCTCACAGGAGACTATGCCTACAAGGTCAAAAAACCTGTAGATTTTGGGTTTCTTGACTATTCCACCTTAGAAAAGCGGCATCATTTTTGTCAGGAAGAAGTACGTCTCAACCAACGAGCTGCAGCTCCGATTTATTTAGACGTTTTGCCGGTCGCTCAGGTCAATGATACCTACGTGTTAGGTCAGCCAGAGAACGCGGTAGAGTATGCCGTCAAGATGCGGCAGTTTCCCCAATCGGCTTTGCTGAGCCAGAAGTTTGCGCAAGGGGAATTAACAGAAGCCCTGCTACGCCAGTTGGCAGAGGCGATCGCTCGTTTTCACCAAACGGCGGAAACCAATGATTACATCCGCAGTTTTGGCACGGTTGAGCAGATTCGTCAGGCGATCGATGAAAACTATGACCAAACGGTAGACTTCATTGGCGGACCCCAAACCCAGCAGCAATTTGACGCCACGAAAGCTTATACCGATCAGTTTTTTGCCACCCAACAACCTCTATTACAACAACGGGTTGAGCAAGATAAAATTCGCGCTTGCCACGGCGATTCACACCTCAATAACATTTGCTACTGGCAAGATCAGCTGCTGCTGTTTGACTGCATCGAGTTTAACGAACCCTTCCGTTTTGTCGATGTCATGTTCGACATTGCCTACATCGTGATGGATCTCACGGTGCAGGGCCGAAATGACCTGGCAGCAGGGTTTCTCAGTCATTACGTCGAACAGACGGGGGACTGGGAAGGGCTTCAGGTGCTGCCGCTCTATGTCAGCCGTCAATCCTATGTGCGGGCTAAGGTGATCTCATTTTTGTTGAATGACCCCTCTATCTCAGCAGCCGAGAAGCAGCAGGCTGCTGAACAGGCCGCTCCGTACTACACCCTGGCCTGGTCATACGTACAGCCTCAGCCAGGGCGGTTGCTGATCATGGCCGGGTTATCAGGCTCAGGCAAAAGCACGGTCGCACGCGAACTGAGTCGCCAGCTCGGGGCCATTCATCTGCGATCAGACGCGGTGCGCAAGCACCTGGCAGGCATTCCCTTACAGCAAACTGGGGACGACAGTCTCTACACGGCTGAGATGAATCGCAAAACCTATGAGCGCCTCACGGCTTTGGGCATGCTATTAGCGAGTAAGGGCTATTGTGTGATTCTGGATGCGAAGTTCGATCGCCAAGGCACTCGCCAGGCTGTGATGACTCAAGCTCAGGCCCAAAATTTACCCCTTACGATTGTGCATTGCACAGCACCCATGGAGACGCTTAAGCAGCGGGTCCAAGCGCGGCAGGGAGACATCGCAGACGCTACTTTAGGGGTGCTAGAAAAGCAAACCCTAGAACCGTTTACGGAAGCAGAAGCTGATTACTTAGCAACAGTTGATACAACTCAACCCTTGCCTTTACAGTTGACGGCTATAGTAGGGACATAA
- a CDS encoding adenosine deaminase yields the protein MSLYAELHRHLGGSVVPRILWRYFQRNRRDVAQRFENYAAFELFYTQPRNTLEEYLELHTLVESVQTHEALPYFVYRLIRGAYIFENLAYLELRYTPYLRTPEHLSQSDRIDKMAEIVEVVGRASQQTEYPVVTGQILCMHSRLPDEVNRAIVDLAAQYPNYVCGIDLAGGDAHYRERLDTFTNLYAHARSLGLNTTGHVFETQDGCYPELLPYLMRIGHGIQIPLQRPDLLREVAARGQCLEVCPTTYLKTGTLQEIKELKGVFDSCFEAGVDIAICTDNAGLHNVRLPFEYENLLTQDVIGFSELQACQAAAFRHAFAWPHDRQPGSVINDMLRHQLNTLMEDDIDEPVVHW from the coding sequence ATGAGTCTCTATGCCGAGCTTCACCGTCACCTGGGGGGTTCTGTTGTACCTAGAATTTTGTGGCGCTATTTTCAGCGCAACCGTCGTGATGTTGCCCAGCGCTTTGAAAATTACGCCGCTTTCGAGCTGTTCTACACGCAGCCGCGCAATACGCTGGAAGAATATTTAGAGCTGCACACGTTAGTAGAGAGTGTGCAAACCCATGAAGCGCTGCCTTATTTCGTCTATCGCCTCATCCGAGGTGCTTATATTTTTGAGAACTTAGCCTATTTAGAACTACGGTATACGCCTTACCTTAGGACGCCAGAACACTTATCTCAGTCCGATCGCATCGACAAAATGGCTGAGATTGTAGAGGTGGTCGGACGGGCCAGTCAGCAAACAGAATATCCGGTGGTGACTGGGCAGATACTTTGTATGCACTCTCGCTTGCCGGACGAAGTCAACCGGGCGATCGTCGATCTAGCGGCTCAATATCCTAATTATGTCTGTGGCATCGACCTGGCTGGGGGAGACGCCCATTATCGCGAACGGCTGGATACGTTTACGAACCTCTACGCCCATGCTCGCAGTCTAGGGCTCAATACCACCGGCCATGTTTTTGAAACTCAGGACGGCTGCTATCCTGAGTTGCTGCCCTACCTGATGCGGATTGGTCACGGTATCCAAATTCCGCTCCAGCGCCCTGACCTGCTGAGAGAAGTGGCTGCCCGAGGGCAATGTTTAGAAGTGTGCCCCACCACTTATTTAAAGACCGGCACACTTCAAGAAATTAAAGAGCTGAAGGGGGTCTTCGATAGCTGCTTTGAGGCGGGGGTCGATATTGCGATTTGTACTGACAACGCTGGATTGCACAATGTGCGTCTGCCGTTCGAGTATGAAAATCTATTGACCCAAGATGTGATTGGCTTTAGCGAGCTACAAGCCTGTCAGGCTGCTGCTTTCCGCCATGCCTTTGCCTGGCCCCACGATCGCCAGCCGGGTTCTGTGATCAACGACATGCTGCGTCACCAGCTCAATACTTTAATGGAAGACGACATCGACGAACCTGTGGTGCATTGGTAA
- a CDS encoding adenylosuccinate synthase, translating into MANVVVIGAQWGDEGKGKVTDLLSRSAHVVVRYQGGVNAGHTVVVQNQIFKLHLIPSGILYPDTECVIGNGTVIDPREIIKELDTLERLNISTSNLFISGSAHVTMPYHRLLDQASEDRRGSKKIGTTRRGIGPTYADKSERTGIRMVDLIEADSLKEQLEWTIQYKNVVLEKLYGLEPLDPKAVIDEYMVYADRLRPHVVDSSLLIDQAIRQRKNILFEGAQGTLLDLDHGTYPYVTSSNPVAGGACIGSGVGPTMIDRVIGVAKAYTTRVGEGPFPTELKGGLGDKLCELGSEFGTTTGRRRRCGWLDAVIGRYAVRINGIDCLAITKLDVLDELDEIKVCTAYKLNGEVCRDLPSSARLFAQCEPIYTTLPGWRQSTAHCRSLEDLPRQALDYLKFLAELMEVPIAIVSLGASRDQTIIVEDPIHGPKRALLYENGGPSQQVA; encoded by the coding sequence TTGGCTAACGTCGTTGTAATTGGTGCCCAATGGGGCGACGAAGGAAAAGGAAAAGTGACTGACCTTTTGAGTCGGTCTGCGCATGTTGTCGTTCGGTACCAGGGCGGCGTCAATGCGGGTCATACGGTAGTAGTTCAGAATCAAATTTTCAAGCTGCACCTGATCCCATCAGGCATTCTGTATCCCGATACAGAGTGTGTGATTGGTAACGGTACCGTGATTGACCCTCGGGAGATCATTAAGGAATTAGACACGCTTGAGCGTCTCAATATTTCTACAAGCAATCTCTTTATCTCTGGTTCTGCCCATGTCACGATGCCATATCATCGCTTACTCGATCAGGCATCGGAAGATAGGCGAGGCAGTAAGAAGATTGGTACCACCCGTCGAGGCATTGGGCCAACCTATGCAGATAAATCAGAGCGGACGGGTATCCGCATGGTGGATCTGATTGAAGCAGATAGCCTCAAAGAGCAGCTGGAGTGGACCATTCAGTACAAGAATGTTGTACTGGAGAAGCTGTATGGGTTAGAACCACTTGACCCTAAAGCCGTGATTGACGAGTACATGGTGTATGCGGATCGCCTCCGTCCTCATGTCGTCGACAGCTCTTTATTAATTGATCAGGCGATTCGCCAGCGCAAAAATATTCTGTTCGAAGGCGCGCAGGGGACGCTGCTAGATCTGGATCATGGCACCTACCCCTATGTCACCTCTTCTAATCCTGTCGCGGGGGGCGCCTGTATTGGCTCGGGTGTTGGCCCCACCATGATTGATAGGGTGATTGGGGTGGCTAAAGCCTATACGACTCGCGTTGGCGAAGGCCCTTTCCCAACCGAATTGAAGGGGGGCTTAGGCGATAAGCTATGCGAACTCGGGTCTGAATTTGGCACCACGACTGGGCGTCGCCGCCGCTGCGGCTGGCTGGATGCAGTCATTGGCCGCTATGCCGTGCGCATCAACGGGATCGATTGCTTAGCCATCACCAAGCTAGATGTGTTAGACGAACTGGATGAGATTAAGGTTTGTACAGCCTATAAGCTCAACGGTGAAGTCTGTCGGGATTTACCGAGCAGTGCCCGTTTGTTTGCCCAGTGTGAACCGATTTACACGACGTTACCAGGGTGGAGGCAGTCGACTGCACACTGTCGCTCCCTTGAAGACCTGCCCAGACAAGCACTGGATTATCTCAAGTTTCTGGCAGAGTTGATGGAGGTGCCGATCGCGATCGTCTCACTCGGGGCTAGCCGCGATCAAACCATTATCGTGGAAGACCCCATTCACGGCCCCAAAAGAGCGCTGCTGTATGAAAACGGTGGCCCATCTCAACAAGTGGCTTGA
- a CDS encoding Glu/Leu/Phe/Val dehydrogenase produces the protein MSPSLLSDANRRLERALKYAHLSEDASERLKFPKASLKVSIPVRMDDGSLRVFEGYRVRYDDTRGPTKGGIRFHPSVTMDEVQSLAFWMTFKCAVLDLPFGGAKGGITLNPKELSKFELERLSRGYIDAIADFIGPDVDIPAPDVYTNPMIMGWMMDQYSIIRRKLCPAVITGKPLGMGGSQGRDNATGTGAFYVLAATLQKFRKPPAETTVAVQGFGNAGSVIARQLFDAGYKVVAISDSRGGVYCQQGLDIPSIQQFKASTRSVQAVYCEGTVCNLIDDHEILTNEALLTLDVDILIPAALENQITEANAAAVQAKYIFEVANGPITSGGDRILEARGIDVFPDILVNAGGVTVSYFEWVQNRSGLYWSEAEVNQRLKTKMVDAAEKIWQISQKFAIPMRTAAYVHALERLEAAHSARGPRDFYVS, from the coding sequence ATGTCACCCTCACTACTATCCGATGCCAACCGCAGGCTGGAACGGGCACTGAAGTATGCCCATCTCTCTGAAGATGCCAGTGAACGCCTCAAGTTTCCCAAAGCAAGTCTCAAAGTATCGATCCCGGTGCGCATGGATGATGGATCGCTACGGGTTTTTGAGGGTTATCGGGTGCGCTATGACGACACCCGAGGCCCCACCAAAGGGGGCATCCGCTTTCATCCCAGCGTCACGATGGATGAGGTTCAGTCCCTCGCCTTTTGGATGACATTTAAGTGTGCCGTCCTAGATCTGCCGTTTGGCGGGGCCAAAGGAGGGATTACCCTGAATCCTAAAGAACTCTCCAAGTTTGAATTAGAGCGGCTGAGTCGGGGATACATCGATGCGATCGCCGACTTTATTGGCCCCGATGTCGATATCCCGGCCCCAGACGTGTACACCAACCCCATGATCATGGGTTGGATGATGGATCAATACAGCATCATTCGCCGTAAACTCTGCCCTGCTGTCATTACCGGCAAACCTTTGGGAATGGGAGGCAGTCAAGGGCGAGATAACGCAACGGGCACCGGTGCTTTCTATGTGCTAGCGGCGACCCTGCAGAAATTTCGGAAACCGCCTGCAGAAACGACGGTTGCGGTACAAGGGTTTGGCAATGCGGGCAGCGTTATTGCCCGACAGCTGTTTGATGCCGGGTATAAAGTCGTCGCTATTAGCGATTCTCGGGGTGGGGTGTATTGTCAGCAGGGGCTAGATATTCCAAGCATTCAGCAGTTCAAAGCCTCTACTCGCAGCGTTCAGGCCGTGTACTGCGAAGGCACCGTCTGTAATCTGATTGACGATCACGAAATCCTCACCAATGAAGCGCTGCTCACCCTAGATGTGGATATTCTGATCCCGGCGGCTCTAGAGAATCAGATCACGGAAGCGAATGCGGCTGCCGTGCAGGCAAAGTACATTTTTGAAGTCGCCAATGGACCAATTACCTCCGGGGGCGATCGCATTTTAGAAGCGCGGGGCATTGATGTCTTTCCAGACATTCTCGTGAACGCTGGAGGGGTCACCGTCAGCTATTTTGAATGGGTCCAAAATCGTAGCGGGCTTTACTGGTCAGAAGCGGAGGTCAATCAGCGTCTCAAGACCAAAATGGTGGATGCAGCGGAGAAGATCTGGCAAATTTCCCAAAAATTTGCCATTCCAATGCGCACGGCAGCCTATGTTCATGCTCTTGAAAGGCTGGAAGCCGCTCACAGCGCTCGTGGGCCGAGGGATTTTTATGTGAGTTAA
- the aspS gene encoding aspartate--tRNA ligase — protein sequence MRTHYCGHLRATHIGETVTLFGWVDRRRDHGGVIFVDLRDRTGLVQIVSDPERTPASFATADSLRNEYVVCVTGKVSQRPEHSLNPKLPTGEVEIYADKIELLNAVHQQLPFQVSTAESESVKEELRLRYRYLDLRRERMARNLQIRHEVIKAIRRFLEDDEHFMEVETPILTRSTPEGARDFLVPSRVNPGEWFALPQSPQLFKQLLMVSGVDRYYQIARCFRDEDLRADRQPEFTQLDMEMSFLTQAEIIDLNERLVCHIFKAVKGIDLPRPFPRLTYAEAMDRYGSDKPDTRYGLELVDVSDLVANSGFKVFSGAVKSGGQVKVLPIPGGNDVISNVRIKPGGDLFKVATTAGAKGLAYIRVRDGGTIDTIGAIKDNLSDENKQALLARTGAQDGHLLLFGAGPTPIVNATLDRVRQAIAKEMKLIPEDALNLLWVTDFPMFEWNADEKRLEALHHPFTAPYPEDLADLKTARAQAYDLVYNGYEVGGGSLRIYQPDVQKQVFETIGLSDEEAQDKFGFLVEAFEYGTPPHGGIAYGLDRLVMLLAGEESIRDAIAFPKTQQARSLLTGAPSEVDPKQLKELYVKSIYDPNR from the coding sequence ATGCGTACCCATTATTGCGGTCATCTGCGAGCAACCCACATTGGAGAAACGGTGACCCTGTTTGGCTGGGTCGATCGTCGCCGCGATCATGGGGGAGTCATTTTTGTAGACTTGCGCGATCGCACGGGCCTCGTGCAAATTGTTAGCGATCCGGAGCGGACGCCAGCCTCTTTTGCCACCGCTGACAGCCTGCGCAATGAGTATGTTGTATGCGTCACCGGCAAAGTCAGCCAGCGTCCTGAGCATTCCCTCAACCCTAAACTGCCAACGGGGGAAGTAGAAATCTACGCAGACAAGATTGAGTTGCTCAATGCTGTTCACCAGCAGCTGCCGTTTCAGGTCTCCACTGCCGAGTCAGAGTCTGTTAAAGAAGAACTGCGCCTGCGCTATCGCTATCTCGATCTACGCCGAGAGCGAATGGCCCGCAACTTACAAATCCGCCACGAGGTGATCAAAGCTATTCGTCGCTTTTTAGAAGACGACGAGCACTTTATGGAAGTGGAAACTCCCATTCTGACTCGCTCGACCCCAGAAGGCGCCCGAGATTTTTTGGTGCCTTCTCGCGTGAATCCGGGCGAGTGGTTTGCCCTGCCCCAGTCACCACAGCTCTTTAAGCAGTTGCTCATGGTGTCGGGGGTCGATCGCTACTATCAAATTGCCCGCTGTTTTCGAGATGAGGATTTACGGGCCGATCGCCAGCCAGAATTTACCCAGCTCGACATGGAGATGAGCTTCCTCACCCAAGCGGAAATTATCGACCTCAACGAGCGACTGGTCTGTCACATTTTTAAGGCGGTCAAGGGTATTGACCTGCCCCGACCTTTCCCGCGCTTGACCTATGCCGAAGCCATGGATCGCTACGGCAGTGATAAACCCGACACCCGCTATGGCCTAGAGCTGGTCGATGTCTCCGACCTGGTGGCCAACTCGGGCTTTAAGGTGTTTTCAGGTGCGGTGAAATCTGGAGGGCAGGTCAAGGTGCTGCCCATCCCCGGCGGCAATGATGTGATTTCTAACGTCCGCATTAAACCGGGGGGTGACTTGTTTAAGGTGGCCACCACTGCTGGTGCCAAAGGGTTGGCATACATCCGCGTGCGGGATGGCGGCACCATTGATACTATCGGGGCGATTAAGGACAACCTCAGCGACGAAAACAAACAGGCCTTGTTAGCCCGCACCGGGGCCCAAGACGGTCACCTGCTGCTGTTTGGTGCAGGCCCAACCCCCATTGTGAATGCGACGTTAGACCGGGTACGGCAAGCGATCGCAAAAGAAATGAAGCTGATTCCAGAAGACGCCCTCAATCTGCTTTGGGTGACAGATTTCCCCATGTTTGAGTGGAATGCTGATGAGAAGCGCCTAGAAGCTCTGCACCATCCCTTCACTGCCCCTTACCCAGAAGACTTAGCTGATCTCAAAACCGCTCGGGCGCAAGCCTATGACCTTGTCTACAACGGCTATGAAGTCGGGGGCGGCAGCCTGCGCATTTATCAGCCTGATGTTCAGAAACAGGTGTTTGAAACCATTGGCTTATCTGACGAAGAAGCCCAAGATAAATTTGGTTTTTTGGTAGAAGCGTTTGAATACGGCACCCCGCCCCACGGGGGGATTGCCTATGGCTTAGACCGTTTGGTCATGCTGCTTGCTGGAGAAGAGTCGATTCGAGATGCGATCGCCTTTCCGAAAACACAGCAAGCTCGGAGCCTCCTGACAGGGGCACCCTCTGAGGTAGACCCGAAACAGTTAAAGGAACTTTACGTCAAGTCTATCTATGACCCCAATCGATAG
- a CDS encoding GNAT family N-acetyltransferase, translating to MTFAIREIQPRDNARLAAIIRQTLTEFGANRPGFAWADPELDRLFEAYRDDGRVYYVVTQQQAIVGGAGIAPFLCEYPDLCELQKMYLLPEQRGQGIGKALIDQLLETAQTIGYRGCYLETFDAMAAAIRLYEKSGFHPLTHPLGNSGHTSCNRFYLRWLAQADGG from the coding sequence ATGACGTTTGCAATTCGTGAGATCCAGCCCCGAGATAATGCTAGGCTGGCCGCAATTATTCGACAAACCCTAACCGAGTTTGGGGCCAATCGCCCTGGCTTTGCCTGGGCCGATCCAGAACTGGATAGGCTATTTGAGGCCTATCGTGATGATGGCCGTGTGTACTATGTCGTCACCCAGCAGCAAGCGATCGTTGGGGGAGCCGGGATCGCACCTTTTCTATGCGAATATCCTGACCTGTGTGAACTCCAGAAGATGTATCTCTTGCCAGAACAACGGGGGCAGGGCATCGGCAAAGCTCTGATCGACCAGCTGCTGGAAACGGCTCAGACGATTGGCTATCGCGGCTGCTATCTAGAAACCTTTGATGCCATGGCGGCAGCAATTCGTTTATATGAAAAATCTGGGTTTCATCCCCTGACACATCCCCTGGGGAATTCAGGCCACACCAGCTGTAACCGCTTCTACTTGCGCTGGTTGGCACAGGCAGATGGGGGGTAG
- the gcvH gene encoding glycine cleavage system protein GcvH, whose translation MALEYPDDLKYLDTHEYARIDEDEGVVTVGISAFAIDQLGDIVFLELPEVGDTVEKGETFGTVESVKAVEDLKSPVTGDVLECNDALTDAPEQMADDPYGDAWLIKIKAEDLEDLDDALSADEYREQVEGS comes from the coding sequence ATGGCCCTTGAGTATCCCGACGATTTGAAGTATCTAGACACCCACGAATATGCACGGATTGACGAAGACGAAGGCGTGGTGACAGTGGGCATTTCCGCATTCGCCATTGATCAGCTGGGCGACATCGTATTTCTTGAGCTACCTGAAGTGGGGGACACCGTTGAAAAAGGTGAAACCTTTGGCACAGTCGAATCAGTCAAAGCGGTTGAAGACCTGAAATCGCCTGTGACCGGGGATGTTTTAGAGTGTAACGACGCCCTGACCGATGCCCCTGAACAGATGGCCGATGACCCCTATGGTGATGCCTGGCTGATTAAGATCAAGGCAGAAGATTTAGAAGACCTGGACGATGCCCTGTCTGCAGATGAATATAGAGAGCAGGTAGAAGGCAGCTAG